ATAAAAAAAATACCTGCGAGCGGTTAAAGATTAAGTTAAATTTCAAGCAGACAGGAATTCATGGGGGAAATGAAATGCATAAACTGCTTTTAACAATCTTTATTGCCGCAACTTTACCGCTGGCGCAAGCAAAAGCTGATCAATCCGTCCGGATCGTACCGGAAAAAATGAGCATTATCATTGATATGGACAAACTGACTCTGACTCTTTTCAACGGCGGAGAACCGTACCGGCAGTACCAGGTAGCAATGGGCAGATATGAATCTCCCACTCCGGTAGGCAACTGGGAGGTTATTTCGATGGAAACCAATCCGCCGGCAGTTATGGGAACACGCTGGCTGGGTTTAAACATTCCTTACGGCAATTACGGCATCCACGGCACAAACGCCCCTCATAGCATTGGCAGTTTCGCCAGCCACGGATGCATCCGGATGTTTAACTCCGATGTGGAAGAGCTTTTTACCCTGGTAACCGTAGGAACGCCCGTTACAATCATCGGCACGCCCTTTGGCGCTCCCGGCACTCCTCCATCTGTTTTAAAATACGGGGATAAAGGGCCGGACGTCCTGGAAGTGCAGCGCTCCCTGAAAAGGCTGGGCTACCTTCAATGGACGCCCGATGGCTTCTGGGGCAATGGCACGGAAAGGGCAGTAAAAAAATTCAGAGAGGATAACGGCCTAAAAGGATCGGTCATTGTTGACGAACAGGTCTATAAGCTTCTGGGTTTCTAGTCAAAAAAACCTTCAAGGAACAACGGCCGGGCAAATGTTAAATGCACTAAAGTAAGGGATAGACCTTATAGTACTTTACGAAAGGGTTTATCCCTATTTTTATTCGTAAAAAATTATTAAATATATTGTATTAAGATAGTACTAGTAGTATAGTATAGAAAACATTGCTTCTGATGGTGGTGCATCCTAGTGAGGGTGGAAACAATTACGACTTCCGATGGGAAAACCCGGTACATGCTGGTTGATTCGGACGGCGAACCCGTCCTTCCCGTCATGCGGTTCATCAAGTTCAAGGATAACAGCGGAGCCGCACGGAACAGCCTCCGCGCCTACTGCCAGCACCTGAAACTCTTTTTCGAGTTCCTTGAGCAGGAGGAGCTGGATTACCGTAAAATCAACATAGACGAGATGGCTGCCTTTTTGCGCTGGCTTCAGAACCCCTACGGGAACCTGAAAGTAATCCCGGTGACGCCCGTGACGTCCCCCCGCGGACCGGCCACCGTGAACACCGTTATCTCCACGGTCCTCAATTTCTACGACTACCTTATGCGCCACGAGGACTACAGCGTCCAGCTCTCT
The window above is part of the Pelotomaculum thermopropionicum SI genome. Proteins encoded here:
- a CDS encoding hypothetical protein (containing partial ErfK (COG1376), Uncharacterized protein conserved in bacteria); this translates as MHKLLLTIFIAATLPLAQAKADQSVRIVPEKMSIIIDMDKLTLTLFNGGEPYRQYQVAMGRYESPTPVGNWEVISMETNPPAVMGTRWLGLNIPYGNYGIHGTNAPHSIGSFASHGCIRMFNSDVEELFTLVTVGTPVTIIGTPFGAPGTPPSVLKYGDKGPDVLEVQRSLKRLGYLQWTPDGFWGNGTERAVKKFREDNGLKGSVIVDEQVYKLLGF